The following are encoded in a window of Strix aluco isolate bStrAlu1 chromosome 15, bStrAlu1.hap1, whole genome shotgun sequence genomic DNA:
- the MSRB1 gene encoding methionine-R-sulfoxide reductase B1, translated as MSFCSFLGGEVFKDHFQPGIYVCAKCGHELFSSCAKYEHSSPWPAFTKTVHEDSVSKREERPGALKVSCGKCGNGLGHEFLNDGPKRGQSRFUIFSSSLKFLPKGKAEKDLKEK; from the exons ATGTCCTTCTGCTCCTTCCTCGGGGGCGAGGTGTTCAAGGATCACTTCCAGCCgg GCATCTACGTCTGTGCCAAGTGTGGCCATGAGCTGTTCTCCAGCTGTGCCAAGTACGAGCACTCGTCCCCGTGGCCAGCCTTCACCAAGACCGTCCACGAGGACAGCGTGTCCAAGCGCGAGGAGCGGCCGGGGGCTTTAAAG GTGTCTTGTGGCAAGTGTGGCAACGGGCTTGGCCACGAATTCCTCAATGATGGGCCGAAGAGGGGGCAGTCCCGCTTCTGAATATTCAGCAGCTCGCTGAAGTTCCTCCCAAAAG gcaaagcagaaaaggacctgaaggAGAAGTAA